Part of the Cellulomonas hominis genome, CGGGCGGCCTGATGGCCCGCGGACAGGTCCGTACGCCTGGACGCCGGCCCCGGGCCGTCCGCCGGCTGCGGCAGGATGACCCCCATGACCGCACCCGCGCTGCCCGGCTGGACGCACACCTACTCCGGCAAGGTCCGCGACCTGTACGTCCCGGACACGACCCAGGCGGCCGGCGCGGCCGTGGCCGAGCGGCACGGGGACGTCGTGCTGGTCGTCGCCAGCGACCGGGTGAGCGCGTACGACCACGTGCTCGAGCCCGGCATCCCCGGCAAGGGCGTGGTGCTGACGCAGCTGAGCCTGTGGTGGTTCGCGCAGCTGGCCGACGTGGTGCCGAACCACGTCGTGTCGGCGGAGGGCCCGGACGTGCCCGCCGAGGTCGCGGGCCGGGCGATGGTCTGCCGGCGCCTGGACATGTTCCCGGTGGAGTGCGTCGCGCGCGGCTACCTCACGGGCTCCGGCCTGGCGGAGTACCGCTCCGCCGGCGCGGTGACCGGGATCCCGCTGCCGGAGGGGCTGGTGGACGGCTCCCGGCTGCCCGAGCCGATCTTCACCCCGGCGACGAAGGCCGAGGTCGGCGAGCACGACGAGAACGTGACGCTGGACCAGGTCGCGGCGACGCTCGGGCGCGAGCGGGCGGAGCAGCTGCGGGACCTCACGCTCGCCGTCTACGGGCGGGCGGAGCGGCTGGCGCGCGAGCGCGGGGTGGTGCTGGCCGACACCAAGCTGGAGTTCGGCCTGGACGCCGACGGCGTCGTGACCCTGGGCGACGAGGTGCTGACGCCGGACTCGTCGCGGTTCTGGCCGGCGGACGCCTGGCAGCCGGGGCGGGCGCAGCCGAGCTTCGACAAGCAGTTCGTCCGCGACTGGCTGACGTCGGCCGCCTCCGGCTGGGACCGGGCCGGCGACGTGCCGCCCCCGCCGCTGCCGGCCGACGTGGTCGCGCGGACCCGGGACCGGTACCGGGAGGCGTACGAGCGGCTGACCGGGACGGCCCTCGCCCTCTGAGGGCGGGACCTCGGGCCTGGACCGCGGGGTGCGTCGAGCCGTAGGTTAGGCTTGCCTCATTGTCGCGGCGCCGTCGCCGGTCCGTGAGCCTGGGGCTCCCACCGGTGCGGGCGCCGAACGTCCACCTGAACGGAGCACCCCCGTGCACGCTCGCACGACCTCGCCGCGCCCGGGCGCCCGCCGCGGCCTGGCCGCCGTCGCCGCGCTCGGCGCCGCCGCCCTGCTGCTGACCGCCTGCTCGAGCGACGACGCCGCGGACGACGCCCCGGCCGCCGGCGGCGACGAGACCGCCGCCGCGGACGACGCCTTCCCCGTCACCATCGAGTCCAGCCTCGGCGAGGCCACCATCGAGGCGAAGCCGGAGCGCGTCGTCGCGCTCGGCTGGGGCGCGGCGGACATCGCGTTCTCGCTGGGCACGACGCCGGTCGGCATCGAGAGCGACGACTGGGCGGGCGACGAGGACGGCTACCAGCCGTGGTTCCGCGCCGCCGTCGAGGACGCGGGCGAGGAGCTGCCCGAGACCATCACGATGTACCCGGAGCTCGACGTCGAGGCGATCATCGCGCTCGAGCCCGACCTGATCCTCGCCACGCAGTCCGGTATCGACCAGGCGACCTTCGACCAGCTGTCCGACTTCGCGCCGGTCGTGGCCTACCCGGGCCAGGCCTGGGCGACCCCGGTCGAGGACCAGATCACGATCGCCGCGCAGGCGCTGGGCGTGCCGGACCAGGCGGCCGGGCTCATCGACGGCATCCAGGCCGAGTACGACGCGGTGGCCGAGGCGCACCCGGAGTGGGCGGACATCACCTACGCGTACGTGTACGGCGGCGACCAGGCGGGCTCCCTCGGCGTGTACATGCCGGGCGACACCCGCGTGGCGCTGCTGTCCAGCCTCGGCCTGGAGCTCGCGCCGTCCGCGGCCGGGCTCGAGCCGGACCCCGGCTCGTTCTACGCGACCCTCGGCCTGGAGAACGCCGACCAGCTCGACGACGTCGAGCTGCTGTTCACCTGGTTCAACGACGAGGACGAGCAGGCCGCCACCGAGGCGCAGCCGCTGTGGCAGCAGATGCCGGCGTTCCAGTCGGGCGCGTACCTGCCGATGCTCGACCGGCAGCTCGGCATGGCCGTCACCGTCGCGACCCCGCTGAGCGTGCCCTACGCCCTGGACGCGTACGTCCCGCAGATCGAGGAGGTCGTCGCGAAGGTCGCCGGCTGACCCGACGACCCCCGCGACCCCGGTCCGCCGGACCGGGCGCCACCGACGTGACCGCGACCGTCACCGCACCGCGAGCCCCGCGCACCACCGCGCGGGGCTCGCGGTCGCGCGCGTGGCTGCTGGCCGGCGGCCTGGTGCTGGCGCTCGGGCTGCTCGTGCTCGCCTGCGGGCTGAGCGTCGCCGTCGGCTCCAAATCCGTCCCGCTGGGCGAGGTGTGGTCCGCGTGGCTGCACCCGGACGACGGGTACACCTCGGCCGTCGTGCAGTCCCGGCTGTCCCGGACGGCGCTCGGGCTCCTCGCGGGCGCGGCGCTCGCGGTGTCGGGCGCGGTGATCCAGGGGCTCACCCGGAACCCGCTGGGGGATCCCGGGCTGCTCGGGGTGAACGCCGGTGCGTCCGCGTCGGTCGTCGTCGTCACCGCGCTCGCGGGCGGGACGGCCGGGCGGTCGGTGTGGGCGGCGATCCCCGGGGCGGTGCTGGCCACCGTGGCCGTCTACGTCATCGGCTCGGGAGGACCCCGCGGCAAGGCGACGCCCGTGCGGCTGGTGCTGGCCGGCGCGGCGATCGCCGCGGTGCTCATGGCGCTGGTGCAGGCGATCACGCTCGCGAACACCGAGGTGTTCACGACCTACCGGTTCTGGGTCATCGGCTCGCTGGCCGGGCGGCCCGAGGACACCGCGGGCCTGGTGCTGCCGTACGTCCTGGCCGGGCTGGCGCTGGCGCTGCTGCTCGCGCGCGGCCTCAACGCCCTGGCCCTCGGCGACGAGTCCGCGACGGCCCTCGGGCTGAACGCCGGGCGGACCCGGGCGCTCGCCGGGGTCGCGGCCACGCTGCTGGCCGCGGCGGCGGTCGCGGCGGTCGGCCCCGTCGCGTTCGTCGGGCTGGCGGTGCCGCTGGTCGTGCGGTCCTTCACCGGCTCCGACCACCGGTGGCTGATCCCGTACGCCGCGGTGCTCGGGCCGGTGCTGCTGCTCGGCGCGGACGTCGTCGGGCGGGTCGTCGCGCGGCCGGGGGAGCTCATGGTCGGCGTGGTGACCGCGTTCGTCGGGGCCCCGTTCCTCGTCGTCGCGGTGCGCCGGGGGAGGATCGGCCTGTGAGCGCCCCCGCCCTCGGACGCACCGCCGGCGCCGACCGCACCGCCCCGGCCCGGCGGCCCGCGATCCGCGTGAACCGGCGCGCCGTCGTGGTGTGCCTCGGCGCGCTGCTCGCGACGGCGGTCCTGGCCCTCGTGACGATCGCCGTCGGCGAGCTCGGCATCACCCCCGCGGAGCTGCCGGCGGTGCTCGCGGGCGAGGGGTCGAGGGCGCAGGAGTGGGTGCTCTGGTCGAACCGCGCGCCCCGGATCGGGGTCGCGGCGCTCGCGGGCGCGGCGTTCGGCGTCGCGGGGTCGCTGTTCCAGAGCGTGACGCGCAACCCGCTCGGCAGCCCCGACGTCATCGGGCTCGGGGCGGGCGCGGCCGCCGGGGCCGCCGCGGCCACGCTGGTCTGGCCGGGCGTGCTGCCCGCGCCCGTGGGCGCGCTGCTCGGCGCCGGCCTCGCGGTGGGCGCGGTGCTGCTCGGGGCCGGGCGCGGGGTGCGCGCGCCGTTCCGGATGGTCGTGGTCGGCATCGCGATCGGCGCGATGAGCCTGGCGTTCGTCCAGCTCGCGCTGGCGCGGGCCACGGCCGAGGAGGCGCAGCAGGTCGCCGCCTGGTTGAACGGCAGCCTGCTGTCCCGGAACGCCGGCCACGTGGCGACCATCGGCGTGGCCCTGGTCGTGCTGCTGCCGTGCGCGCTCGCGCTGACCCGGCGGCTGCAGCTCGTCGAGATGGGCGACGACGCCGCCACCGCCCTGGGGGTCGACCCCGGCCGGACCCGGACGCTGGCGATCGCCGTGGGCGTCGCGCTGACGGCCGCCGCCGTGAGCGTGTGCGGGCCGGTGGCGTTCATCGCGCTGACCGCGCCGCAGATCGCGCGGCGGCTGACCGGCTCGACCGGGCCGGGGATGGCCGCCGCCGCGTGCACCGGGGCCGTGCTGCTGGTCGGCGCGGACCTGCTGGCCCAGCACGCGCCGTGGGGGGTGCAGTACCCCGTCGGCGTGCTGACGGCCCTGCTCGGCGGCACGTACCTCGCGTACCTCCTGGTGCGCGAGTGGAGGAAGGGAACCGCATGACCGACGCGCCGCTCGCCACCGAGGGGGTGACGCTCGCCTACGACCGGCTGGTCGTGGCCGAGGACCTCACGGTGGCCGTGCCCGCGGGCTCGTTCACCGTCATCATCGGGCCGAACGGCTGCGGCAAGTCGACGCTGCTGCGCGCGCTCGCCCGCACCCTGAAGCCGCGGTCCGGCCGGGTGCTGCTGGACGGCGCCCCGATGGACGCCCTGCGGACCAAGGCCATCGCCCGCCGGCTCGCGCTGCTGCCGCAGAGCCCGATCGCCCCCGAGGCGATCACGGTCGCCGACCTCGTCGCCCGCGGCCGGTACCCGCACCAGGGCCTGCTCCGGCAGTGGTCGCCCGAGGACGCCCGGGCGGTGGACGCCGCGATGGCCGCCACCGAGGTCATCGACCTGCGGGACCGGTACGTGTCCGACCTGTCCGGCGGGCAGCGGCAGCGCGCCTGGCTCGCGATGGCGCTCGCGCAGGAGACCGACCTGCTGCTGCTCGACGAGCCGACGACGTTCCTCGACATCGCGCACCAGTTCGAGGTCATGGACCTGTGCGCCCGGCTGCACGAGGAGGGCCGGACGCTCGTCGCCGTGCTGCACGACCTCAACCAGGCCGCCCGGTACGGCTCGCACGTGATCGCGATGAAGGCCGGCCGGGTCGTCGCCGAGGGCGCGCCCGAGGACGTCGTGACCGAGGCGCTGGTCCGGGACGTGTTCGGCCTCGCGGCCCGCGTGCTGCCGGACCCGGAGACCGGGACGCCGATGGTCGTGCCGGCGCGGCGGGACGCGCACGTGCGGCACGGGGCCGACCGGGGCTGACGGCCGGGGCCGACCGCCGGGCCGCGGCCGCCGCCGTCGCTGAAACCGATGATCGGTGTCCGCGCGACGGGGCGGGCCCGGCCCGGCCGATCCGGGTGAAAACGTTCGCTACGCTGCCCTCGTGCCGACACCTGCCCGGAAGGCCCCCGTCATCGCGGACGTGGCCCGCGTCGCCGGCGTGTCCGTGCCGACGGTCTCCCGCGTCCTGACCGGCTCCGTGCCCGTGAGCCCCGAGCGCCGGGAGCGGGTGCTCGCCGCGATCCGCGAGCTCGGCTTCCGCCCGAACGGCGCCGCGCGGGCCCTGGTCCGCGGGCAGCAGTCGATGGTCGCCGTGCTGACCAGCAACACCACGCGCTACGGCTACGGCATGACGCTGCAGGGCATCGAGGAGGCCGCCCGGCAGTCCGGCTACCTCGTGGTCATCTCCGTGGTGGAGACCCCGGACCGCGCGACCGTCGCGGCGGCCGTGGACTCCATGCTCGGCCAGCCGATGGCCGGCGCGGTCGTGCTCGAGTACGACCAGGCCGGGGTCGCGGCCCTCGCGGCGATGCCCCCGTGGCTGCCCGTGGTGGCGGCCGCCCCGATGCCCGACGGCGGCGGGACCCCCGCGGTGCCGCACGCCTACATGGACGACCACGCGGCCGCCGCGCAGGCCACCCGCTACCTGCTCGACCTCGGTCACCGCACCGTGCACCACGTCGGCATCCCGTCGACCGGGGGCCCCAGCGCCCGGACGCTGGGCTGGCGCGAGGCCCTCGACGCGGCGGGCGCCCCGGTCCCGGCGGTGGTGGCGGCCGACTGGGCGCCGACGTCCGGGTACGACGCCGGCCTTGCCCTGGCCGAGGAGCCGGACGTCACCGCGGTGCTCTGCGGCAACGACGAGATCGCGATGGGCGTGATGAAGGCGCTCGCCGACCGCGGGCGCCGGGTGCCGGACGACGTCTCGGTGATCGGCTTCGACGACCACCCCCTGGCGCAGCTCTGGTCGCCGTCGCTGACGACGGTCCGCCAGGACTTCGCCGCGCTGGGCCGGCAGGCCTTCGCGCTGCTGACGGCGTCGATGCAGGACGGACCGCCGCCCCGGTCGATCACGTCCCGGCCGGAGCTCGTGCTGCGCGGCACCTCGGGACCGCCCCCGCGCTGACCCCGCGCGGGGCCGCCTGCGCGCCCGCACGCCCGCACCTCTGCGAGCCGCGCCGGGCGCGGTCGGGCGCCGAGTGTCCAGAACGCACGGGACATCCTTCGTGAAACGCCCCGGCCTCGTGGACACCCGGTGGGGTTGCGGCCGGGGGCGCGAGTGGACGTGCGTGCGGGGGCGCGCGGGCTCGGGGCGCGGAAGCGGCGCGCGGGGAGTCCAGGCCGCGGCCGAGCCTCGGGTGTTGTGAAAGCGTTACCAAGCGCGAACACCAGGGACTTGCGCTCTGCTCTGATCTACGTTTTCATAAGTCCCGCGACGAAGCACCGAGCAGGACGAAGGAGACGTGCCCGATGGTGGACCACCCCGCCCCCGCGACCGCGGAGGCATCGACGACCGTCGGCCTCGCCCACCCCGCCCTGCGCGCCTGGGGCACCGACTCCCTCGGCCTGGCCTTCACGCACGGCCCCGACGCCCCGGTGGTCGTGGCCGCCGTGCGCGGTTCGCTCGCGGACGCCGAGGCCGTCGCCGACGACGCCGCGCTCGTCCCGGCGACGCAGCCGCTCGTCGAGGTGCTCGCCGTCGGGCACGGCCGCCGGCACGCGAACCTCCGGAACACGGCCACCGCCGTCGGCGCCCGGCTGCGGCACGCCGGACACCGCGAGGAGCAGGACGGCCCCTGGCGCGTGCTGCACGTCGACCAGCGCGACGACGCGACGGGGCTCGAGGTCCGCACCACGCTGCGCACCCCGGCCGCCGGCCGCCCGTCGCTCCAGGCGTGGACGACCGTCCGCAACGCCGGTGAGCAGCCGGTCGCGCTGCAGGCGGTCTCGACGCTCGTGCTGGGCCACCCGCTCGGCGCGGGCGCCGGCCCGCGGGACGTCGTGACCGTCGAGGGCCGCAACGAGTGGGTCGGCGAGGGCCGTTGGGAGGTCACGCCGCTGCGCGGCCAGTCGGGCCTGCCGTGGCTGGACCTCGACGCGCACCAGCACCAGGACGGCCGGGGCTCCCGCGCGGTGGTCAGCGGCGGCACCTGGTCGTCGGGCGACCGCGCCCCCGCCGGCGCCCTCGGGGTCGACGCCGCCGGCACGTCCGGGCGTGCGCTGGCGTGGGAGGTCGAGCACAACGGCGCCTGGCGCGCCGAGGTCGGCGAGCGCGTCGGCGCGGCGCCCGCCGGGCGCGGCGAGCTCGTCCTCGGGCTGCTCGGCCCGACCGACGCGGACCACCAGTGGCTGACGGTGCTCGGCCCGGGGGAGTCGTTCACGTCCGTCCCCGCCTCGGTCGCGTTCTCCGACGCCGGCTGGCAGGGCGCGGTGCAGGAGCTGACCCGGCACCGCCGCCTGCTGCGCACCGGGCCGGCCGAGCCCGAGGGCCGCTGGCTGGTGTTCAACGACTACATGAACACCCTCATGGGCGACCCGACCACCGAGAAGCTGCTCCCGCTGGTGGACGCGGCCGCCGCGGCCGGGGCCGAGTACTTCT contains:
- a CDS encoding glycoside hydrolase family 36 protein — its product is MVDHPAPATAEASTTVGLAHPALRAWGTDSLGLAFTHGPDAPVVVAAVRGSLADAEAVADDAALVPATQPLVEVLAVGHGRRHANLRNTATAVGARLRHAGHREEQDGPWRVLHVDQRDDATGLEVRTTLRTPAAGRPSLQAWTTVRNAGEQPVALQAVSTLVLGHPLGAGAGPRDVVTVEGRNEWVGEGRWEVTPLRGQSGLPWLDLDAHQHQDGRGSRAVVSGGTWSSGDRAPAGALGVDAAGTSGRALAWEVEHNGAWRAEVGERVGAAPAGRGELVLGLLGPTDADHQWLTVLGPGESFTSVPASVAFSDAGWQGAVQELTRHRRLLRTGPAEPEGRWLVFNDYMNTLMGDPTTEKLLPLVDAAAAAGAEYFCIDAGWYDDGFDWWDSVGEWQPSTRRFGAAGLGAVLDRIREAGMVPGLWLEPEVVGRRSPVADALPADAFLQRAGRRVLEQDRYLLDLRHPAARAHLDAVVDRLVRDLGVGYFKLDYNVTPGPGSDLGADSAGAGLLAHNRAHLAWLDGVRRRHPHVVLENCASGAMRADYALLARLHLQSTSDQQNPVLYPPIAAAAPMQVLPEQAGNWAYPQPGMTDEEIVFTLCTGLSGRLYLSGHLDEMSAPQLALVREAVDVALARRAADETAVPFWPLGLPAWEDPWVVSGLRAGDESWVTLWWRGDGPGSVLLDLPAGDLATAFPSAADAPGGRRWDVRRRDDGRVEVAVDGPGPSARLLRVRP
- a CDS encoding ABC transporter ATP-binding protein, with product MTDAPLATEGVTLAYDRLVVAEDLTVAVPAGSFTVIIGPNGCGKSTLLRALARTLKPRSGRVLLDGAPMDALRTKAIARRLALLPQSPIAPEAITVADLVARGRYPHQGLLRQWSPEDARAVDAAMAATEVIDLRDRYVSDLSGGQRQRAWLAMALAQETDLLLLDEPTTFLDIAHQFEVMDLCARLHEEGRTLVAVLHDLNQAARYGSHVIAMKAGRVVAEGAPEDVVTEALVRDVFGLAARVLPDPETGTPMVVPARRDAHVRHGADRG
- a CDS encoding FecCD family ABC transporter permease, whose amino-acid sequence is MTATVTAPRAPRTTARGSRSRAWLLAGGLVLALGLLVLACGLSVAVGSKSVPLGEVWSAWLHPDDGYTSAVVQSRLSRTALGLLAGAALAVSGAVIQGLTRNPLGDPGLLGVNAGASASVVVVTALAGGTAGRSVWAAIPGAVLATVAVYVIGSGGPRGKATPVRLVLAGAAIAAVLMALVQAITLANTEVFTTYRFWVIGSLAGRPEDTAGLVLPYVLAGLALALLLARGLNALALGDESATALGLNAGRTRALAGVAATLLAAAAVAAVGPVAFVGLAVPLVVRSFTGSDHRWLIPYAAVLGPVLLLGADVVGRVVARPGELMVGVVTAFVGAPFLVVAVRRGRIGL
- a CDS encoding iron-siderophore ABC transporter substrate-binding protein; protein product: MHARTTSPRPGARRGLAAVAALGAAALLLTACSSDDAADDAPAAGGDETAAADDAFPVTIESSLGEATIEAKPERVVALGWGAADIAFSLGTTPVGIESDDWAGDEDGYQPWFRAAVEDAGEELPETITMYPELDVEAIIALEPDLILATQSGIDQATFDQLSDFAPVVAYPGQAWATPVEDQITIAAQALGVPDQAAGLIDGIQAEYDAVAEAHPEWADITYAYVYGGDQAGSLGVYMPGDTRVALLSSLGLELAPSAAGLEPDPGSFYATLGLENADQLDDVELLFTWFNDEDEQAATEAQPLWQQMPAFQSGAYLPMLDRQLGMAVTVATPLSVPYALDAYVPQIEEVVAKVAG
- a CDS encoding FecCD family ABC transporter permease, producing MSAPALGRTAGADRTAPARRPAIRVNRRAVVVCLGALLATAVLALVTIAVGELGITPAELPAVLAGEGSRAQEWVLWSNRAPRIGVAALAGAAFGVAGSLFQSVTRNPLGSPDVIGLGAGAAAGAAAATLVWPGVLPAPVGALLGAGLAVGAVLLGAGRGVRAPFRMVVVGIAIGAMSLAFVQLALARATAEEAQQVAAWLNGSLLSRNAGHVATIGVALVVLLPCALALTRRLQLVEMGDDAATALGVDPGRTRTLAIAVGVALTAAAVSVCGPVAFIALTAPQIARRLTGSTGPGMAAAACTGAVLLVGADLLAQHAPWGVQYPVGVLTALLGGTYLAYLLVREWRKGTA
- a CDS encoding phosphoribosylaminoimidazolesuccinocarboxamide synthase, with amino-acid sequence MTAPALPGWTHTYSGKVRDLYVPDTTQAAGAAVAERHGDVVLVVASDRVSAYDHVLEPGIPGKGVVLTQLSLWWFAQLADVVPNHVVSAEGPDVPAEVAGRAMVCRRLDMFPVECVARGYLTGSGLAEYRSAGAVTGIPLPEGLVDGSRLPEPIFTPATKAEVGEHDENVTLDQVAATLGRERAEQLRDLTLAVYGRAERLARERGVVLADTKLEFGLDADGVVTLGDEVLTPDSSRFWPADAWQPGRAQPSFDKQFVRDWLTSAASGWDRAGDVPPPPLPADVVARTRDRYREAYERLTGTALAL
- a CDS encoding LacI family DNA-binding transcriptional regulator, translating into MPTPARKAPVIADVARVAGVSVPTVSRVLTGSVPVSPERRERVLAAIRELGFRPNGAARALVRGQQSMVAVLTSNTTRYGYGMTLQGIEEAARQSGYLVVISVVETPDRATVAAAVDSMLGQPMAGAVVLEYDQAGVAALAAMPPWLPVVAAAPMPDGGGTPAVPHAYMDDHAAAAQATRYLLDLGHRTVHHVGIPSTGGPSARTLGWREALDAAGAPVPAVVAADWAPTSGYDAGLALAEEPDVTAVLCGNDEIAMGVMKALADRGRRVPDDVSVIGFDDHPLAQLWSPSLTTVRQDFAALGRQAFALLTASMQDGPPPRSITSRPELVLRGTSGPPPR